The Plectropomus leopardus isolate mb unplaced genomic scaffold, YSFRI_Pleo_2.0 unplaced_scaffold20689, whole genome shotgun sequence genomic sequence TAAACAGCTGAGCTGAAATCTTTAATCAGACCGAGTAAAAGTGTTCACGTAAACAGAGCTACTGACTTGTTCGTGTTCATTGATTCCATGGCGCTCCGCAAAGCATCGCAAACCACATCCACCTTCTTCTGCCCAGAAACAGGCTGCGTCTGGACCGCGGCGCTCTCATGGCGAGGGTACATGGTGCCGGTCGTATCCTCCTCCCTGCGTACCGCAgagataaaaaatgtcagaatataaGATacctgttaaaatgtgttttttccttaacGAAAACTCTCCTGGGGCGGGTCTTACTTGAGCTCGGTGAGGAAGAGGTTGATGTGGCTGATGGAGTTGAGTTGTGTGATGAAGGTCTCTATGTTCTCCAGGAAAACCTGCAGGAAGAGATGCATGTTGGAAAATGAGAAATCAGACAGGTCAAGATACTGAAATATTAACATTTGGACGATAAACTGCCTGCtgtggacaaaataaaagatttcaAGTCAGAAAATGACACGTTAACCCTTTTATGTACCTTTGGGTTGTGGTCGTAAATGAGGTTCAGGTTGATCCTCAGCTTCCTCATACACTCGAACGAATCTCTGAACCtcaaactgaacaaaacaagacaacaagacGGCTTCACAACCGAcgtactttcaaaaacatgtgagagcgacttaacaagacatagcgcaagaaaatcacccaaaaaagtgcagaaaaaattaCGCACCAATCCAACCACCTCCTGAGCTGAGCCAACACCAGCGCTCGATGATGCACCGTCTCCAGGTTCCCACGAGGCATCTGGacacaatcaaaataaatcacagaaTTCGTACCTCTGAACTCTTAATTTGTCATGATATTGAACGTGTTCAGTAATTTGTAATGTGGATCTTGGATTTAGACAACGGCTGCAGACGTTTGCACGTCGTGAGTTAAAGTGACCTGCAGAATCACTCTGGTGTCTTGCGGGACCACTGTGACGATCCTGGATCCTCTCT encodes the following:
- the LOC121965580 gene encoding putative elongator complex protein 1, which encodes LQAALASDGGQNDESLRRVERGSRIVTVVPQDTRVILQMPRGNLETVHHRALVLAQLRRWLDCLRFRDSFECMRKLRINLNLIYDHNPKVFLENIETFITQLNSISHINLFLTELKEEDTTGTMYPRHESAAVQTQPVSGQKKVDVVCDALRSAMESMNTNKFFLSVLTTHVKKTVPELEIALQKVHELRGELTDDLQEFVMEIN